TGGGTATGGGAACCTGATTCCGATTTCTACGCTCCAGCGCCATCAGTCTAATGGCTACCAATTGGCAAGTCCGGTGCATAATAAAATGTGGATCGTTCCAACACGCAGCCAGAAGCAGGCAATTGTGGCCAGTCGGGTGCAATGTTGCTATGTGCTCCATATTTCCTGGAACATTTTGAGGTTGAGGCTCGTCCGTATGAAACGCCTGGACAACGAGGACACACCGATGAACGGGGACTCCGTATGTACACAACATTCATGACATTATAAGCGTTTCAATGGCGCCCGTGAATgaagcacacgtacacgcttTTCACTATTTATTGACCAAGTTCGACAAGAACATCGTACCGGGAACATAATGCCACCCTCATTCGATGTCACTGCATTTAGATACTATTCCAAAGTACAAGTTGTCGGTTTTATGTTATGCGAGGCGAGGATCAAATAAGTTTTAGTTAAGGAATACGAAACAATATACGATGCTATGTTTAATTTCATGAAAATATTTTAGTGCTCTAAGTCAAGCTTATAATGGGACTGTGAATCAGTTTTCCAAGCGACGTTAAATGTATAGCAGATCATTTATTATCAAACTCATGCTCTCGTTCCTATCTTTCGCTTCTGTCGTATCGTGTTCGCTGCGCGTTGGTTTCACGTTAGTTTTTCCTCCAGATGTGAAAAGCTCATCTTGCACCAGAACCTAACCGTCTCTTTCgtctattttgttttcgcttcttttacACACATGAACCGCGAACGTGGCATTTTCATTGGGATGATGTTAGCTCAAGGAAAAAGTTGCTTCGCTGGAGAAGAAACTAACCGAGGAGAAGCGCCGGAACGAGGATCTACAGTTCAGCGTGGACGAGGTGACCTTCTGTGGCGAGGAGCTCAATGTAAGTACTCCAAGGTTAGGGGGACAGGGTGGCCAAGGGATCCCGGGTCCGGGGGTTTGTTGGCCAACACTATACACTACGTGCCACCTCGTACATGTGAGGGACTGCGGTGCTGCTTTCCTTTTGGTGGGCTCTCGGTGTCAagatgaagcataaattattattagcTTCGTGACTGGGTCACATCCTCTCGGTTCAGTTCCGTATCGAGTTGGTGTAAGAACCATTAATGAAGTCTTAACGTAGTTTCAACCCCCGAGAGACAACACACTACAGGTGTCTATCGTGGTTCTACTCTTAAAGAAACAATTGCACCTGTTGTACAACAATTTCATACATTCCATGTTTCATTTAATGTCTAATTCATCCTTCACATTGCGTACCTTATTTTCAgggaaaaattcaaaattctgTAAATGTGAGTATCACATCGTTCGTAAAGAGCAACTGAACAGCTGTCCACCACCGAAATCGATATTGACGTATCGATATTGGCTTAGTTATACCGTTGCATGAAGTAATATTATTCATTATTCGCCTTGTAGAATGTCCTTTTCCTGTTTATGAGATGTGTTAACCAATTTGCTTTCCTCCGTTGAATCATTCGCGTTCAATTGGTTTTGCTGTGTTGCTCTTTACGAATCGACTCCCATTCCACATTGGTGCTTAATAATTGGTACTGATCTCATATACTGTATGTCGTAAGAAAACCGTTTGCATGATATTCTCTCGCTGATATTTTCCTTATTTTGCATGACGATTGTATCGTATGAAGTTGTCCCTTTAAGTTGAAATCCGTATGTTCTGTTGCATCCGTAGCTTCTCTGTTAGACAACGAATGTTTGTTCATTGACGGGGAAGTCAGGTTAGAGCATCCGTGGGATTTATTCGCCCGTTGAGATAAGAGCTTGTCATGTAGTGCTTTCTTGGAATTAATCGATCTACTCTAAAATTCCTCCTGGATCAGGTACAAACTCAAGTGTTCAAGGAACGGATAGCGGAGTTGGAAGCACAATTGAGCAGTGGTGGGTCTGAGAAGGTTGGCGAATCCACTGCGGCCACTGTACTGCCGGAAGATGTCAATGGTAAGGACAAAGCTCTTGTAACCAGTTCAACCGATGAACCATGAACCAACCAACTTTCCCTCCACTTCACGCAGTCATTAGGGTACAGCTGAACACCGAGATCGATAGGCTGAAGGCGGAAAATTCCTCCAAAGATCAGAAGCTACATCTTACCGAAGAGTTGAAGCGTTCgcttgaaaatgaaattcaaaatctACACGAAAAGCTCGCCGAAACGGAGCGTTCTGCGGCTAGCAAGCTATCGGCGCTTACGATTAGCGAGGAGTGTCTTAAGGAGCAGATCAACTATCTCGAGCATCGGGTCGACGAGCAAAGTGATCAGCTAACGGCGAAGGATGCTGAACTGGAGAAGCACAATTTGGCGCTGAAAAATGCCGAAAGCGAGGTTGATGAACACGTTGCAGCGTTGCAGGGAGAGCTGCGCGCAAAGCAAGAACTGCTGggggaaagcgagaaaaatcTTAGGAAACTCGAAGCGGAAATGGACGAACTGAGGGGTGATCTACGTCAACGGGATTTGAAGGTAGCCGAGGGTGAAACCGGCATGAAAGTGGTGCTTCAGGAGAAGGATGCAACGATCGAGAAACTGAAGCAACAGGTGGCTGATCTGGAGCAGAAGCTTACCATCGACACAGTAGCTCGCTCAACGTTAGAGGAGGAACTGAAGGTTGCCAAACGAGCGGCGGCAGATCTTGAGGTAAGCCGTAACGGTAACGAGAAATTGTTACTAGAACTGCAGGAGAAACTGGCAACGAGTGAGAAAAGTCTACAAGCAGAGATTAAAATGCGGCAAGAGAAGGAGTCGATGGGGCTTCAAATGCAAGCGTTACTGACGGAACTGGGCACATCGAACGATGAAATGACCGCTCAATTGGTGACCAAAGAGGAAGCATTAACCAACGGCAAAAAGTTGCTAGATGAGCTGGAAGCTGATCGTTTGAAACTTCAAGCAGACCTGAAAACACTACGGGAAACCATCGAGCAGACGCGCACTGAGGCGGAagcaaaatcgatcgaactgcAGGCCAGGATTGATGCCGATCGGACGAACCTCGAAGCCACCAAGAAGCAACTGCATGCTGCCGAGCAGGAAAATCTAGCCAAAGATAAGCAACTTGAGGAAGACGAGGTCCTAGTGGCAGCACTACAGAAGGAACTCAAGGAGCTTAACGGGGCAAATGTCACACTAAATCAGGAACTGTCGGCCATCAAGAACAGTTTCGCTGACAAAGATGGTACGGTGGCGAAATTGCTCGAGGAGAAAGGTGCTCTAGAATCTCAACTGCAATCCACGAGTGCAGAAGCTGCagaaaaactgaaacaatTGGAAGAAGAGCTAGCGCAACGTGAAATCGCTTGGCAGAAGGATGAGGAGCAGAAGGCTGCCCTCACGAAACAGGAACTTTCCCAACGCGATGCAAAGCTAGGTGAGCTTACCGTTGCAACGGAAGAACGCCAAAAGCAATTGGATGCAGCGCGTCAAACATTACAAGAATTACaagaaaaattgaaagaaacggATGTAGCGCTTGTATCGAAATCTGCTGATGCCCAGCTCTTTGAGCAACAGTTGGTAAGTTTGCGTGCCGAACTTTCCACGAAAGAGGAACAAACAGGCAAGCTCAATGCAGCTCTCACCGAGGCCACCAGCCGCTTGGAGGGCGACGAGAAGAAACTGAGTGAAGTGCAGGAACAGTTCGGTAAACTGGAAATCGAACATGCCGATTTACGGCGCAAAATGGAAGCACTTGAGCAAAAATCGTCCCAAGTGCAGGCTCAGAAAGCAGAACTGGAACAGGAACTGCATACGCTTCGATCAAGCACACTGGATTCCAACTCGGAGCTGGCGAAGGTTAGCGAAGAGCTGAAAGCTAAACAGCGTGCGTTGGAAGAGCTGCAGGACAGCTATAACACGTTTAAGATCGACAACGAACGGCGTGCGGATGAGAGTGCTCAGTTTAATGCCAGCTTACAGGAACAAGTTGTGCGTTTGCGCCAAGAGATGCAACAGATCACCGATCAAAAGATCATCCAGGAGAACGAACTGAACACGGAGCTTCGCAAGATCAAGGACATGgccgagcaggagaaggaaaatcTCGTGCGTGAGATTGCTGCGCTTCGAGCGAGTTTCGACGAGGAAACGTTACGGTTGAGGAATGAGTTGGCGGACAGTGCGGCAAAGGAAGCATCGCTGAAGGATCAGTTAGCGACACTGCAAACGCTACACGATCAATCTTCGGCCCAACAAATGGCTGAACTGGAGCGGATCCATACGGAACGTACCCAGGAAAAGGAAGCTAGCGAAGCCCGAGCCAATGAAGCGGCCGATAGAGAGGAAAAGCTCAAGAAACAGCTGGAAGATATGAGAGCGGAATTACAGGAATTTACACACAATCTGGACGTAGTTCGCAAGGCTTCTGAGGAGGGTTCGGGCGAGCTATCGAGACAACTGGAGCAAAAGTCAGCAACCATTGCCGGATTGGAGAAGGAGCTGGGACAGCAGCGTACACAGCTAGAGCAGCGATCCCAGGACGTGAGTGAAATGATCGAGAAGCTAGACGCGAGTGCCAAAGCACAATCGGAACTGCTAAAACAGTTGGCCGACAGTCAGGAGCAAGTGTTGGCCCTGAGCAAAGCCAAGGATGAATCGGAAAAAGCTTGCCAAGCAACGCGCAAACAGCTGGATGAACTTAATAGTACGTTCGGTGAGATGGAGGAAGAGCAGGTGGATCTGGTTAGTCGCGAGGAAACGTTGAAGAAAGAGCTGGCTCAGCTCGAGGAACGCATGCAGGGTTCTGCCAATGAGCACCTTAATCAGCTTGAGCTGCTGAACAGTAAGAACAACGATATGTTGAAGCTGGTCGAGACGACAACGGAGGCTAAGACGGCAGTAGAGAAGGAACTGACTTTGCTAAAGACCGAACTGGACCAGAAGTCTGCTACCACGCTGACTCTGCAATCCAGAGTGGACGAGCTAATACCGTTGGTCCAGACGTGTGCTGAGATGGAACAGAAGCTACAATCTctacagcagcaactggcggCCAAAGATTCAACGACGGAGGAGCTCACGAAGACTTTGGAGGGTTCGAAACAGGAATCTGCGGCACGGTTGGTGGCTTTGAGCgctgccgaagaagaagcacaaaagTTACGCCAAGCTATTTCCGGCAAGGATGCGAATCTACAGGAACTTCAATCGAAGCTCGATGCATCGGATCAGAATCTAAAGGAGCGTAGTGATGCAGCAAATCGTTTGACTGTCGAACTGCGCCAGACGATTGAGAGTGGCCGCACCACCCAGCGCGAGCAAGAGGATCGTGCCAAAGAGCAACAACGTCGGATTAGCGAGCTGGAAACGAAACTGGCAGCTCAAGCAACACAATTTGATGAGCTGCTCGATCGCAAGAAATGTTCCGAAACAGAACACTCGGCCCGGACGCACGAACTATCCCAGAAGCTactcgaaatggaaaatagcAAACGGCAAGAAATTCAGGAGCTAGAGCAACGGTTGTCGGTAATGGTGGAGCATACCGAGGCTCAACTTACCGCCGCGGTAAGTACTGCCACCGCACAGCAACGTTCGGCCGAAAAGCGCCAGCAGGAGCTCGAGTGTACCAGAAAGGATCTAGAGCTACGTGAAACGGAGCTACAGTTGGCGAACCGTCGGTTGGAGAAGGACAATGAACGATTGCGGGCGGATTTGCTGGTCAAAGAACGGGAACTGGCAAAGCTAGATAAGGCAGCTGCCAACAATGTCCAGCCAACGGCGACATCGCTGGTCGGTTTAACGGAAGATGATAGCGGAGCACAGATTGATTTCCTCAACTCGATCATCGTCGATATGCAGCGCAAAAATGAGAAACTGAAGCTGCGTGTGCAAGCGCTCGAATCAACTGGCACCGAAAGGTAAGAGAACACGTGAAGAGAATCCGAGGGGCGTTGGGAATTATGTGGGATATTAATGTCTCACCTTTTCTACTTCTCAATCTCAGTCACAACATGAGCTTCGAGATCCAGAAACGCAAACCGGCGCCCCGCGTTTTCTGCGACATTTGCGACGAGTTTGATCAGCATGAAACCGAAGATTGTCCCAAGCAGTGTTCCGACAGTCCACCGGAATCGTTGAAACatccgggtggtggtggtgatgcgaaGGAACGCAAGTTGCCAGCGCCTCGAAAGTATTGTGAAAGCTGTGAGGGTAAGTTCGCAAATAGAAGGACGGGGTTATCTAGCTTAGTGTCCTTAGACGACGATATCATGTTTCTTCGTCCACCGCGAGGTTCACGCGGGGGTCATTCTAGATAATAAAAAAGCGAGCGCTCGGAACGCTAGGTTAATTTATTGTGTCCTACACGACCACCGTGTTCCGTTGAAAGTAATAAATTTAAGGTGGATTAAAGGACGGGGACGGGAATAAACATGATATCGCTTTAGGGTCCAATTAGCTACATCCTTTTTGGGAAGTTCATTCGTATCGCggcatggttggtggtgcattgcatttaattttctACGCCATGCACCTTCTCCGTATGATGTTACGACCGTACTAAATGTAATCTTTccttttcgttctcttcttttttcagTGTTTGACCACGAGATAGGAGAGTGTCCTGATGATGAAACGTACTAGGGTCATCGCTTCAACTCCGGAAGTCGCTCAATTTGTACGGCTCAACGGGAACGGTTTTATTGTTCGTTTCACATCGATACCGATTTCTTAGAGCGttgtttccctttccttttaaTGTTCTTATTTGTGCTCGATCCGCAAATTTAGTTGCAGACGAGATGAGGTCGATTATTTATAAAGGGCAGGCAGGAATGAGGGAATGAAATATGTTATATGTTGAcagtttgttttaaaaaatgattagCTGGAGATCGGAAAGGTATGATTTCAGAAGAACAGATAGGATAATTGTTAAATCAAGTTCCTTGTGAACCATTTCGAGGTAAAATCAATCGCAATATAAAGGCATGATTTAGCATTAGTTAGaataattcaatatttataCTGAACATACAATATATATAGGTCACCAAACAGACACACCTTACACACCCTCGTTCGTACCGTAAACGACGCACAGCCGAGCCCAGCCCTCGAGATGGTTGGCCCGTTAAAACGCGGTCCGAATGAGtcgcatgctgctgccgcagcagACCAAGCCCCATCCCGAATAGGAGCGTGCCCTCGGTCGTTCAATCGccaccttccttcttttctttcatcgCCTCACGGAACCGCTCCTCGAACAGCGAGAGCTCAGACAGCAGATCGGTGATGGCGTTCATGAAGGCTTCGTGCGGCGAATATTCCGACGTCGTCTGGATGCGCAGAACGAACTTGTGCTCGAGCGGGTGGGGAAGTTTATAGCCTGCGAACAGGACATTCGGGTCCTTCAGTagctggctgatgatgatgacgagcgagaaagagaaagcatcAGTATTTGCGCCAGGTTCCGGTGAGGCTCACAACTCACTTGCGGATCATGTTTCCCAGTGTATGATCTTCCTTGTTGACGGTGAAGATGGCCGCATTCGGCACCTTCATGTCCGGCTCCTTTATGATCCTGACGAAGGACGAGAGAGCAAATCGAGGATAACAACCGACAATCACAACAGAAAACCCACGCTCCTGGCCGGCCACACACGGCGTTCCTCGAACTTACTTCTTTTCTCCCTCGTACAGCAGGAAGGATTCGAATGTTGGCGGTGCGTTCATTGTTGAATGAGGTAGTTTTACTAATAAAGTATCTGAAAAGTACTGAACTGAACCGGGAACGGACGCTTTTTTCACGAAATATCCGAAAAACACCGGCAACGATTTTGTTTACACTCGCTTCGTGCCGCCTTGTTTGACAGTGATGTCTTTCTTTGGACGTGTGTCGGTTCTTAGAATCTTTTGCAAGTCGCTGTTTATACGGATGAGCCCATTTCTACACTGCTAATTTTGAGGGTTAATTCAGTATTTTAGGATGCGGGTTTCGACGAAAAATACTTCCCATTAATTTAGAAACAGATTTTCGTGGTTTGAGATTagatttttgatatttttttttggttttgaaaatgaaGGAGGCGAGCTGTCAAAGCGCAACCTGCAGCGAAACTTGGACGATCCGGCGCACGCAACCCGAAGCAAGCCatcctttttcgttcgtcCGGGCGGTTTCTCGTGGAAATCCTGTTCGTTTTATCCGCGGACCTCGTCGCGAGGAAGTGTCCTGCTGGCGTTCTGCGAGTGATCTTGGTCCTGCAGCGAGAAAAGTAACGAAACGCCCGCCTAACGGCACGCACGGTTCGGTGGTGTGAAGCAAACCTGAATAAACAAACCGTGAAACGCGAAGTAGTGCAAACGTCCGCGTTGGTAACCACGGACGACGTCGTCACCCGCGTTCGCTCTTATCTCTCGCTGTTCCCGGAGTGGACCTCCTTTTATCGGCTGATAATTGGTGGGGTGTTTTACCGCGAGAAGCCGTTCGGTGCCAGATAAAAGCGGGACCACAAACGGGCGCTTGAGTCGCTTAAGTGCCCCGCAAGCTGCGTTTCCGCGACTCCCGGTGGCCGTATCAACAACTGTGCGCGCTGCAAAAGTAGTGTTTTGGGAGTTTTCTTCTGTTCCAGGAgttttcgtggaaaaaaaggaaaacgcgaACCACGACCAGCCCCGATTCGCGTCCCGCATTTGACAGTAGCTGTCAAAGTCCTGCTGAGCGATCCGTGCGGAATCCGGGGCTCGTCCAGCAGGGGGGGCGTGTTGTGTGAAGAAGGATTGTGTGCCATTTTTCAGTgcttttcgtcttcttttcaCAGTGAAATTCCGTGCTTGCAGCTAAGCAGCAGCCTCCGCCCGTGAAAACGCGTCCAGCCTCCCGACGCCGGTCGCTCGCCTGCTTACTGTGTGTTGtgtctacgtgtgtgtgtgtgaatgtgtatGTGCATTTCGTGTAGGAGCTGTACGTGTTTTGTGTCACATTTTTAGTGCCCGTCGTGAGTGAATCGCTAAAATCGGTCCTCCCTCCTACTGCCGCCCCGTTCGGTAACATTCTCCGGCAGTTCCGCCAAGATCCGTGCCGACGGTAGTGCGTGAGGTGTGCGACCGTCTGGCAGCTCGCCTGAAGAAGGTGTCCTGCTGTCTCGTTTGTGCCCCGGAGCTGTGTTTGTGCCGCGTGTCTGTATCATCGCAAATAATCAATGCAAATAACTAGCCACTGGATACGCCAGTAGCAGCGCCACACCCCCTCAAAACGACAAGAAAGTCGTCGTCTCCAAGCAACaggcgacggacggacggacgaacgaacggggcaACGTAGGTAAAGTAGGCGGCAGCGACTGTGAAGACGTTCGATTCGCCAAAGTACCGGCGCATCAAGTAGACTGCGACGTAAAGTGCACCCACGGGGATCAATCAGCATGGCAGAAGCAGCTAATAGTGCGGCAGCAGgtgcgacggcggcagcagctgcagcagctggtggagCAGCAGGGGGAGCGGCGGCCAATAACAACGGTATTGTCAACACGAACCCAAACGCAGAAGTCATCCGTGGCCAGTTGTTCGAGGTCGGACCTCGGTACACCAACCTGGCCTACATCGGTGAAGGAGCCTACGGAATGGTTGTGTAAGTACCCAGAATCTTTAGCCAGCCCAGACactcctctccttccttcgttgACCTACTTTTCAGCCCACCTAGGCCACCGTCGGTGGTTGGTCGGGTCCATCTTTTGCCTGTTTGTTGCCTGTTTATTGCATACATTTGTCACCCGCTTTCCCGTCCAGTCgggacgggttttttttttattcatttttgcttctttggTATTTTTAGTTCCATTCTGTTATTTTGGGGTGCCTTTGCTATCATCAGCATGACGGCAATGGCAACGGTGACGGTCTTTGGTTGCTCTCTGGAGCATCGCGCACATGCGAATCGTCGTAGGATGTGGTTTTTGGCAACGGCGAACGCTGGTGGTAGCGCATAAAAAGTGTTGATAAAAATAACTCCATCGCATTCCTTCCACCAACTGCGGCTAACCGGCGCCCCGTGGGCTGCAATAAGCAGCGAACAGTTCTTTTCCTGGCGAATTATCTGCATCCGGGGCGATGGCTCAATGTTGGGACagagaaaatcaatattaaaccacatccacacatacacagcctCCATCGGGCGCCTGCAAAGCGCTAGCGGTGGCGAGATAGAGCAGCATTACCACCAGGAATGGCATGCAGGAAACTCGGCGTCACGCTTTTTTAATATGCTACCACTGCCGGAACAGCCGGGCCTGGCTTTATGATGACACAAGACAGTTGATAGAGGTTTCACGCTCTGCATCGATTGCAGGCGGATTAAAGGAAACAATAGTCCGTTGATCCtctctgtcgctgctgctatcaGCGCGCATTACTCGGATCAATTGCAACCCGGGCTTCCGGTTGATCCCTCGGCTTTATGGCTGATCACTGTGCTTGTTACGCGTACTTATAACTCACTGGTTCATAGAATACAAAGCATAAATAAGGGGAACGCGTACAAACATAATTTAATCGAAAGGGAGGGGCTACAGGATGGGAATGTTTGGTTGGGATTCAAGGGAACCGCAACCGTTCAAAAGTGAATCGTGCCCATCTGCTAATGAGTGTGCTTCACTGTTCTGTGAAGCAAAACGTGTCCTCACATccgtttgtttgatgttggcGTCCCATACGCGCTTATCCTACTGAGCGGAGGATCTCACGCTCTTTTTCGTTCGATGATTTTTCTAGATGACCAACACGTGTAATGGCATGCATCGAACCCTCGGCACGAAGTGGGGTTTTCCGGGAATGGGCACAATGGTAACGCCCCTTTGGCGACATTCGTTTGATCGTCAATCCCCATTAGTTATCGGCTTTATATCGCTTTAAATTTAGATCTGTCAAAAGCGTAAGCAACGCTAATGGATGACGCTTGGTTACAGGCATCTCTTTCATTGCTGCATCGTTTTTTCTAAGAAGGTTTGCCTTATTTTGCGAAAAAGAGATAAAGTTTTCTTCGGCTGGTTTCATGAGTGGTACCCGAGGGCATCCCGGTACCGGGACTACGCATGACACCCTAAATTTCCCTGTCGAAAATTGGATGAAAATTGGTTGGCACTAAGGATGTTGATGTGATACTGTTCATCGAGCGTCACGTACTGATGGTGTCCCTGATGTGGTCTTCCAGCACGAAGGTATGTTTGTGGGGAGGGGCTTTTCCGTGCACTCCGCACACACGGGATCACATTCACGTTCTCACATCACTTCACATCAAAAATCACATTCTCTAGAGGTCGGCCGATGCCATGCAAGGGTTTATAACGTTCCGTTTCTTGGTTGAAcagagaagcaacagaaaacgaaaagcaatcgGTGTAGAGAGCACGCAGAGACGGTTTAGCTGTTGCTAGGTGCGTTTCTAAGCTACTGTCTAGCCCCGTTGACTcttgtttgtttcgattggtCACGTGTTGCTTTCATTCCATTCTAGTCAACCTCTCTGGCACTCGATGCTCTAGGCTCAGTAATCCCGGAGGAAGCGAACCGCCGTAACGTGTGCCATCTTGGAAGATGAAATTACCTTTTGGGAAGAAGCCCAGCTTCCGGTACGGACGGGAGGAGCTTCCgttttttccttccgtttcggGATCAAAAGACGTCCAGAGTGTCGGGCAGGACAGTGTGCCTTGGGCCGAGACGTTTTAGGCGTCCTTCCGCAGGGATTATTGTGATTATGTGCCGTCCTGGTCTCCATTCATTTCATCACTTCTCCCTCCTCACCGAGCGTGCTGGTGGGAGTTGTGTTTGTCACAATGTTGGGTGGTGGATGGCGGTGAATGAAATATCACCGAACCGCCGAACGGCGGTAATGTGTGCAACAGGCAAAGTATAGAAAGAATAGCGGCATCAAGTACGCCCCCTTCCTTCGTGCGTCATCATCCCATCGGAACCGGAGTCCAGTAAATGGCGGTCCTTGGTATCAAGCTGCTGTAGTTGTTGCCCGGTGCACAATTCGCAGATAGTGAAGCCATAATTGTTCCAACTAAGGAAGGCGCAACGTTCTACGTCATTACCCTTAGATACGATTATGGGTTTTGCGTTGGGTGCCTGTTTCTAAGCATGCATTGTGTAAGGCGGCCACAGTAATGATGCCTGGGAAGTGGCTTGAATGGTGTGCGCAATTTGTTGTTCGTTAATTACTTCAATCTACTTGGTTTTGAGCTCGAGCCAAGCCTCAATTTTGATATTACTCGAATTAATGACTATTTTGAGCAACACTGGAAGCTACAGTTAACGAAAGCATAGAATACACTCTAAATAGATGGTACATTTTGGTTGAAATTAGAAAACtgtttggaatgatgatgaattgatCTGGTTGAGAATAAAGCAACATCTTTCCGCTATCGTAGTATCGCGAGACAGACGAGGTAAATGATCATGATGATAAGCACGTGATTGCAGTACGATGATGAGTGTTTTTCCGCCATTAATCGGTCACGATGCTTGTGTGTCCCATCCTATACTTTGCACGATTGGCGTAATGATaggaccaaaccaaacccaaaacaagcTAGCCAGCTGGTACCTCCTGCGAGGGGGCAACAAATGATATTCATGTTCTCTAGCGAGAGCGGCGGGTGCCCTGGGTCAATTCTAATTAATATTCTTACTTTTGCGCAAACCATCGCATCTTTGCGTGATTGCGTATCGTTGCTCTGTGTACTACTCGAGTGTTTGCTCCTCGTCCTGGCCTGGTCCCTAGTTGGAATCGCGTGCCAAGCAAATATTCAACTTTTCGCATTTTGCCTCGTTTTCCATCGTTTATACGCATTTCCTACAGATTTAatttgcagcagcaagggTTTGGTGATTTTCACAATTGAATTCTTGGCTCTGATGGAGTGATGGATGGTGGAGGAGACGCAAAAGATACAATTTGTGAGCGAAATATGCTGTTCTGGCGCAGCATTTCGGAATTTGGTTCTCTTTTGGTCTTTGTTGAAGTGAATGTGGCTTGCATCAATGTTCTTAATACTACTCagtgtaaaaaaaatatttctttgTGCACTTCTGCCTATG
The sequence above is a segment of the Anopheles darlingi chromosome 2, idAnoDarlMG_H_01, whole genome shotgun sequence genome. Coding sequences within it:
- the LOC125959032 gene encoding restin homolog isoform X2 → MEEGDTTVAADAAAAGSETTEPTDAAPGATEAGPGSSVNGGSVIRPPTASGIQPPKVRAIAKPSGIKPPSANFGGSTTSLASTSSQLTTTSAATGIGTATSTRIGRLCQGHGTPKAGPPPLEPKLPTTLESKMRRPSDADYSKSHLPDVDEESETDLVFERPVSSRSSRSPDSGFKSSRSDRKTSNQGAILTADTDSFIIGQRVWVGGVRPGQIAYIGETHFAPGEWAGVVLDEPNGKNDGSVSGKRYFQCEPKKGVFSRLTRLTREQLAGGAGGNADSTASTPLDASFRSLTSPARSGTVSPTHSVQSYASKSPAIAGKAASLNVGDRVIVSSGFGSRPGILKYLGETKFASGTWCGVQLDEASGKNDGTVDGVRYFECPAKYGIFVPIAKVTLSPSARKTSARLSRANSKESLNSLATMSSIATTATSRLRMSAQRKSSVSAVPSTPKASFSLQDVLREKQNHIEQLMQEREIDREESANQSIMYQKNIQQLKEKVASLEKKLTEEKRRNEDLQFSVDEVTFCGEELNVQTQVFKERIAELEAQLSSGGSEKVGESTAATVLPEDVNVIRVQLNTEIDRLKAENSSKDQKLHLTEELKRSLENEIQNLHEKLAETERSAASKLSALTISEECLKEQINYLEHRVDEQSDQLTAKDAELEKHNLALKNAESEVDEHVAALQGELRAKQELLGESEKNLRKLEAEMDELRGDLRQRDLKVAEGETGMKVVLQEKDATIEKLKQQVADLEQKLTIDTVARSTLEEELKVAKRAAADLEVSRNGNEKLLLELQEKLATSEKSLQAEIKMRQEKESMGLQMQALLTELGTSNDEMTAQLVTKEEALTNGKKLLDELEADRLKLQADLKTLRETIEQTRTEAEAKSIELQARIDADRTNLEATKKQLHAAEQENLAKDKQLEEDEVLVAALQKELKELNGANVTLNQELSAIKNSFADKDGTVAKLLEEKGALESQLQSTSAEAAEKLKQLEEELAQREIAWQKDEEQKAALTKQELSQRDAKLGELTVATEERQKQLDAARQTLQELQEKLKETDVALVSKSADAQLFEQQLVSLRAELSTKEEQTGKLNAALTEATSRLEGDEKKLSEVQEQFGKLEIEHADLRRKMEALEQKSSQVQAQKAELEQELHTLRSSTLDSNSELAKVSEELKAKQRALEELQDSYNTFKIDNERRADESAQFNASLQEQVVRLRQEMQQITDQKIIQENELNTELRKIKDMAEQEKENLVREIAALRASFDEETLRLRNELADSAAKEASLKDQLATLQTLHDQSSAQQMAELERIHTERTQEKEASEARANEAADREEKLKKQLEDMRAELQEFTHNLDVVRKASEEGSGELSRQLEQKSATIAGLEKELGQQRTQLEQRSQDVSEMIEKLDASAKAQSELLKQLADSQEQVLALSKAKDESEKACQATRKQLDELNSTFGEMEEEQVDLVSREETLKKELAQLEERMQGSANEHLNQLELLNSKNNDMLKLVETTTEAKTAVEKELTLLKTELDQKSATTLTLQSRVDELIPLVQTCAEMEQKLQSLQQQLAAKDSTTEELTKTLEGSKQESAARLVALSAAEEEAQKLRQAISGKDANLQELQSKLDASDQNLKERSDAANRLTVELRQTIESGRTTQREQEDRAKEQQRRISELETKLAAQATQFDELLDRKKCSETEHSARTHELSQKLLEMENSKRQEIQELEQRLSVMVEHTEAQLTAAVSTATAQQRSAEKRQQELECTRKDLELRETELQLANRRLEKDNERLRADLLVKERELAKLDKAAANNVQPTATSLVGLTEDDSGAQIDFLNSIIVDMQRKNEKLKLRVQALESTGTESHNMSFEIQKRKPAPRVFCDICDEFDQHETEDCPKQCSDSPPESLKHPGGGGDAKERKLPAPRKYCESCEVFDHEIGECPDDETY